Proteins co-encoded in one Pseudophryne corroboree isolate aPseCor3 chromosome 1, aPseCor3.hap2, whole genome shotgun sequence genomic window:
- the LOC135055209 gene encoding perilipin-2-like, translated as MAETVEQQNVVVRLINLPLVSSTYDMVSSAYIRTKDNHSYLKSVCNVAERSVKTITSVAVTSTRPILQRLDPQIALANNIACIGLDKIEVKLPILYQPTDKVVSTASEAVLGAKDVVVQSISGVVGRTKGAVQDGVEMTKAAVNGGISTVMGSRVAQMVSNRVDTALTTSESLLEQYLPPTDEELAKEATKTEGFEVAARKPSYYVRLGSLSTKARKRAYQQALTRVMEVKCRSQEAMAPLQNTVDLIEFARKNMNSANRKIHDAQDRMYHTWVEWTKSTGQQASGEAESAEQIESRTLTIAWHLTLQLQTTCLSLVTGVQGLPQNIQSKAQNISIMATEVYQNFHSASSIRDMSDGLLATSKEQFTKMKSSMDDVMDYLVNNTPLNWLVGPFYPQTAGCPHGEEEADVTDSENSDD; from the exons ATGGCAGAGACAGTAGAGCAGCAG AATGTTGTGGTCAGGTTGATCAACCTCCCCTTGGTGAGCTCAACGTATGACATGGTGTCTTCTGCCTATATCCGCACCAAAGATAACCACTCCTACTTGAAATCTGTGTGCAATGTAGCGGAGAGAAGTGTGAAGACCATCACATCTGTAGCTGTGACCAGCACCAGGCCAATCCTGCAGAGACTGGATCCTCAGA TTGCCCTGGCTAACAACATTGCATGTATAGGATTGGATAAGATTGAGGTGAAGCTGCCCATTCTCTATCAGCCTACTGACAAG GTGGTCTCCACTGCCTCTGAGGCAGTTCTTGGTGCTAAGGATGTGGTCGTACAGAGTATATCGGGAGTAGTTGGCAGAACTAAGGGAGCTGTGCAGGATGGTGTAGAGATGACCAAGGCTGCTGTGAATGGGGGCATTAGCACCGTTATGGGGAGCCGTGTAGCGCAGATGGTGAGCAACCGTGTGGACACTGCACTGACTACATCGGAGAGTCTCCTGGAACAATACCTGCCACCCACAGATGAAGAGCTGG CTAAGGAAGCAACAAAAACGGAGGGGTTTGAAGTGGCAGCCAGAAAGCCAAGTTACTACGTTCGCTTGGGGTCGCTCTCTACCAAGGCCCGTAAACGTGCTTATCAGCAAGCCCTGACACGAGTGATGGAGGTCAAATGCCGGAGCCAGGAGGCCATGGCTCCGCTGCAGAACACCGTTGATCTG ATTGAATTTGCAAGAAAGAACATGAATAGTGCCAATCGGAAAATCCATGATGCTCAGGATAGGATGTACCACACGTGGGTGGAATGGACTAAAAGCACAGGACAGCAAGCTAGTGGGGAGGCTGAGAGCGCAGAG CAAATTGAATCACGCACTTTGACTATTGCCTGGCATCTGACTCTACAACTGCAAACCACCTGTCTCTCCCTGGTGACCGGTGTCCAAGGCCTTCCACAGAACATCCAGAGCAAGGCTCAGAACATCAGCATCATGGCTACCGAGGTCTATCAGAACTTCCATTCTGCCTCCTCCATCAGAGACATGTCTGACGGCCTCTTAGCCACCAGCAAGGAGCAATTCACAAAGATGAAGAGTTCTATGGATGACGTCATGGATTACTTGGTTAATAACACGCCACTAAACTGGCTGGTCGGACCTTTTTACCCACAGACTGCTGGCTGCCCACATGGGGAGGAAGAAGCTGATGTGACAGACTCTGAAAATAGTGACGATTGA